Below is a window of Humulus lupulus chromosome 9, drHumLupu1.1, whole genome shotgun sequence DNA.
ATTGAAAAGGTTTACTATTTTTCTAATGAGTAGAATTACAAGCATTTGTCTGAAAATGTTTCCTCAACAATTTTTATAACTATTATAGAACTAGGAAAATAAGTTGCATTAAACTTTCTTGCACAAGAAGTGTACAATTATTTGATAAGTCTTGATATTATAGGGTTCTTAAGAAAATAGGGTCATTTTTGGTTTAAAAACATTACTATAATTAAtacaagttttaattttttttaatgattgtACATTAACTTTGACCACACCCATCCGAACTAGATTAACAAGTTTGctatcataataaaataaataatttttttttataaaattcttATGTAcaactaaataattttttttatcacaatcaaatataattttacaagttttgaaaaaaaaaaatactatgaaTTAAAAAGCTTTGAACCCTTATTCCTACTAAACAATCAGAAATTATTTCAATGGATAAGTAAACACATATTCCTCCAAATTCTCACACCTTCCATTTCCATAATTGTAAaccaagaaaaagaaaaacctaaTTTCATCACCTTACATTGTTCTTTTCTTATCCATGTTTTTCCCTAAACATAGGTGCAACTCTTTATTGAGATTCCAccaaattatatataaatgttaATTATTTAGGAATTAATGtcactaataaaaaaaaaaaaaaacaaaaccatACATATATGTGCTTGTacaacacaattttaatctcacctACCAGCTTTGTCTCAATATTCcacaaaaaccaaaaaaaaacagATAACAATATCACTAtgccttgattttttttattttcttttcacaatattgttttatttattttcaataaaaaaaaagattatcATTTAATGCATTATAGTCTTTGTTAACTCACACAtgtgcaaatatatatatttataattttttttaaatatatttttttcacaaaaattctCTACCATTTCCCCTTTGATCACCTCTATACGTTGCCCTTCCTCTGCCACACATTCTGGTTTCTATCTTTTTTTTGCATTCTTAAGCATaaaacaaaataacataattaaaaattatttctttaaaaaataacaaaaacacaAACCAACCCCACCACGTTCAGCTAAAAAAGTGGTTATTACAAAGCTGAGAAAATTtcatttgttttaaaaagaaaaaaaaaattagacagAACACAGCACAGACACGGTATAGCCACGAAGATATTTTCTCTCgttctttttatttatatatttttcagTTTCTAAAGATTTTACAAAGCATTGCCTTTTTTAGTTTGTGCTTTTCTCTGTTGTATAACAGCAACATCCCAACTAACCGTTCCATATACCATTTAAGCTCTCAcacactcttcttcttcttcttcaacacTCACTCATTTCTCTCTTTAATCCTCTCCCAACGGTTACTTTCGTTTTCTTAAATGACCCCTTAACGGCTCTATCTCGCTCTTATTTCGTTTCGCTTTAAAGTTTTTATCTTTGGTTTAAAGACTCGTTTTTCTTCGTACCCTTTTCATGGTTTTTGAGTTTGGCTTCGTGTAGAGGGAGAAAAACTGAGTTTTAGCGTTTTAGAGAGAGGCCCAGATGGATTTGAGCTCGTTTCTGACTTCTTTAGGGACGTCGTTGGTGATATTTCTTATTTTGGTGTTGGTTTACTCATGGCTTTCCAGTAAGCCTGGAAACGCCGTCGTTTACTACCCGAATCGAATCTTGAAAGGCTCGGATCCGAATGAAAACAGATCCACCTCTTGCAGCCCATTTGGGTGGATCCGAGAAGCTCTTTCTTCTACAGAAGAGGATGTTATCTCCATGTCAGGGGTTGACACTGCTGTCTACTTCGTCTTCCTCAGCACTGGTTTGGCTCTGTCCCTTTGTTTGTCGTTTATGTGTAGTAATTTTATATGTGTGAAgttattattttgaatttgttagtTTTGGAATGTCTTTTTTGGGTTTActttattgattttgaaaaggtcatatttttatatatttagatAATTTAAGGAAAGGGGTATACATATATGCAGAATTTGATTGTGTTTTAGGAATATTGAGTAATTATTTATCAAAAGATGTGATTAGTATCGAGTTACaattcattatttattttgatttcctTTTATAGCAGTGGAAAAGTCACCCTTTGTGACTAACCTTGTGTGGGCAATATCTTATTTCTTGTTCATCCAATAAATATatgtagattttatgtatttttcataTAGGATTGGAGTTTTAGGGTTGAGTTTTGTTAATTTTGTTTTGGTTTTAATTTAATGATTTAGAGTTTAAAGCTTCTTTTAACTTTTTGTAGCTTTCACCCACTTTTTCTCAATAGTTTAGTCTAAGGGAATAGCGACCTATTTATTATCTTGCTCTAGCTTCTTTGGTGTCAACTGTTCCAACATCTGAGTATTATCTTATTGTGAATTAATTACTTTATTTTAATCCCAAACATTAGTTTAGTCTCTTTTACCTAATTAAGATTTGATTCATTTCTTTACTATggagaatattttttttaatggagTTGCAAATCTTGTCGATAGTCTAGCTAGTATTGTATATGGCCGCCGCCGGTAAGAAGAGACAAAACACTTACATGAAAGTGTGTAACATgcttgtaaaaaaaaaacagtaAAAAATCCTGATTTTTAGCGTCTCTCCACTGTTTCAAAGTTGGTACTTTTTGCTGAGCTTCCATAGTTGTACTTCACATTTAGATTGGTATTTGAACAAACAAATAAAAGTATAAAAGAAAATAACCTAAACAGTGTAAACAGGTTGTGATTATGCTTGTCCTTTGTGGCTTATGCCATGCTTGGTGagtacaatggtgcatgaccatACTTTAGACATGAAAGACATGTTTAACTTAAATGggataaaatgaaaaaaataaaaataaataagatgTGTCTCATGATTGATGTGCATTCGAGTATGCTTGTAATATTCTCTAAAATCATATGGATTAagctatatttttttcttttcataaatcattttttgacaaaTTGTTTATTTGTTAGAGCTTCATTCAAACTATGATTATGTCCATTGAATGAGCTTCACTCAAAGATGCTTTTTGCTTACAAAGCTGATGAACTAACGATTCTAACTTTCCTAATTGATGTGGCAGTTTTGATGATATTGGTATTATGTGGCCTAGTTCTTCTACCATCACTTCTACCAGTTGCTGCCACCGATGATCTCTTGCAACAAATAGGAGCTGATAATTTCACTGATCTGGACAAATTAAGCATGGCAAATGTCCATGTAAATTCTTTCACCTTTGCATAAACTTGAATGCCTTTCTTCCTTTTAGTTTGTATTGCTGATTTAATGAATACATGAAACATGAAAACATTTTGCTTGCTAATGAGCTATCCAATTAAATATTCAATATTTTAACTGGGTTTTTATTTGTTTGCAGGAGAAGAGTCCAAGGTTGTGGGCCTTTCTGTTTGCAGTCTACTGTGTTTCTTTCGTTACTTATTACCTTTTGTGGAGGGCATATAATCATGTTTCTGATTTGAGAACTGAAGCATTGATGTCACCTGAATTGAAGCCTGAACAATATGTAATTCTCGTTAGAGACATACCTTCTGTTGAAGGACAGACTAGAAAAGAACAGGTCGATACATACTTTAAGACGATCTATCCCGACACATTTTACAGGTCAATGATTGTTACAGACAATAAAGaggtattgtttttattttgttcttaCTTGTGTTAGTTTTATTTTTTCCTCATTGTCCATTTTGTGTTTGTTCAGTTTAACAATAAGCTGgcttttttttcttccattttccaTGTCAAAATGGAACCTAGATATTCTTGAATAGTTGGATAGATGTGTTACATATTGATTATCACGATCTCGTATGTTTTATGCTAATTGATTCTGTTCCACTTACCTTGAGTTTAATTCTTACAGGTGAATAAACTTTGGACAGAGTTAGAAGCGTCTAAGAAGAAGCTTGTACGCGCTGAAGCAGTACATGCGGAGTCAAAAAGGACCGGCAAGTCTGAGGCAAGACCCACTCACAAAACTGGCTGTCTTGGTATACTTGGAAAAAAAGTAGACAGCATTGAGTTCTACACCGAGAAAATTAGTGAACTAGTACCAAAACTGGAAGCTGAACAAAAAACTACACTCAGGGACAAGCAGTTACGTGCTGCATTGGTTTTTTTCACAAGCAGAATAGCTGCAACTTCTGCAGCTCAGAGTCTCCATGCTCAACTGGTTGACAAATGGACAGTAATGGAGGCTCCCGAGCCTCGTCAAATTTTATggactaatcttaagaaaacattcTATGAGAGGCAAGTGCGGCAATACATTGTGTACATCATCGTGGCTCTCACCATATTTTTTTACTTGATTCCAATTGGGTTTATCTCTGCATTCACGACCTTAAAGAACTTGATGAAACTTCTCCCATTTTTGAAGCCAATATTGAAACATAATGCAGTAAGGACTGTGCTGGAAGCGTACCTCCCACAGATTGCGCTCATTGTCTTTTTGGCTTTGTTGCCTAAGTTACTTCTGTTTCTATCCAAGGCTGAGGGAATTCCTTCTTTGGGCCATGCAATAAGAGCTGCTTCAGGGAAATATTTTTACTTCTCTGTGCTGAACGTGTTTATTGGAGTTACACTCGCTGGAACTTTGTACAGAACATTCAAGAAGGTTCAGAAGGATCCAAACTCCATTGTTGACGTCCTAGCTAGTAGCATCCCGGGAAATGCAGCCTTTTTTCTCACCTTTGTGGCTCTTAAGTAAGATGACTATCCTCATTTCTTGTCTTTTTCTGTTTTGCCTTCTCCTTTTCCCTTTTCATGTTGATTTGAATGTTTCAAACTTGAAGCTgcttctctttttcttcatccaAAACATTTTTGTAGTTATTCTTTGGTGTACCCCCACacccaccaaaaaaaaaattaaaattaaaaaaattcatttcaagGAATTATGTCTGTCTTCTTTGTTTATGATATAACGGAAATTATGTTTGTCTTCTTTGTTTATGTTCTCAGGTTTTTCGTCGGCTACGGGCTTGAACTCACCCGAATAGTTCCTCTTATTATCTTCCATATCAAGAGAAAATATGTGTGCAAGACAGAAGCTGAAGTAAAAGAAGCTTGGTTTCCAGGA
It encodes the following:
- the LOC133802162 gene encoding CSC1-like protein ERD4, which gives rise to MDLSSFLTSLGTSLVIFLILVLVYSWLSSKPGNAVVYYPNRILKGSDPNENRSTSCSPFGWIREALSSTEEDVISMSGVDTAVYFVFLSTVLMILVLCGLVLLPSLLPVAATDDLLQQIGADNFTDLDKLSMANVHEKSPRLWAFLFAVYCVSFVTYYLLWRAYNHVSDLRTEALMSPELKPEQYVILVRDIPSVEGQTRKEQVDTYFKTIYPDTFYRSMIVTDNKEVNKLWTELEASKKKLVRAEAVHAESKRTGKSEARPTHKTGCLGILGKKVDSIEFYTEKISELVPKLEAEQKTTLRDKQLRAALVFFTSRIAATSAAQSLHAQLVDKWTVMEAPEPRQILWTNLKKTFYERQVRQYIVYIIVALTIFFYLIPIGFISAFTTLKNLMKLLPFLKPILKHNAVRTVLEAYLPQIALIVFLALLPKLLLFLSKAEGIPSLGHAIRAASGKYFYFSVLNVFIGVTLAGTLYRTFKKVQKDPNSIVDVLASSIPGNAAFFLTFVALKFFVGYGLELTRIVPLIIFHIKRKYVCKTEAEVKEAWFPGDLKYGTRVPGDLLVATIVLCYSVIAPLIIPFGVAYFGLGWLILRNQALKVYVPSYECYGRMWPHMAVRIIAALILYQVTMIGYFSAKIFYYTPFLIILPIISLLFAFFCHTKFYRSFHDTALEIVAREPKEIPNLDQVFRSFIPPCLNVEKNDDDQYEDALSQVSRSTSFV